A portion of the Edaphobacter bradus genome contains these proteins:
- the recJ gene encoding single-stranded-DNA-specific exonuclease RecJ: MMSSALEEPRQDWKIGKPDGAAVERVMVRAGCPRAIAELLVLRGIVDDAAVDAFFHPTLDSLLDPMQMLGMPEAVARVQQAARDGEPILIYGDYDVDGTVATVLLKTAIERIAPKDKPAKVSYHVPHRIREGYGMQTGVLGQAAAAGVRLVISVDTGIRAFAAAMEAKALGLDLIVTDHHLPDEAVGVPEAVAVVNPAQPGCEYGFKWLCGAGVAFKLAQAILTAACQTEEERVRLQKALLPSFLKLVAIATIADSVPLDGENRVIAALGLKELRNPVQPGLRALMEVAQIPADRSPTATEVGFRIAPRINAAGRMDIASDVVEMFLTRDVERAVELAQKLNRLNEERRATEAEALKAIEDRLAALRGESGEFPAECIVLDDPDWHRGVLGILASRVVDRTGRPALVLSHEDGHAHGSGRSVAGFHLLDALTAVHGGMQTEGGIFTRFGGHAHAVGFSMPSERVETLREQMRLYGASQLTEQILFPPMECDVEVPFAELTLEFAAWLARCGPFGAGNREPVLVSCGVALATSPRPIKERHICLELQADGVRLSALGWSRGSEWLERCSRLGLEPGTRVDVAYRLRTKTKPRFAGLELELLDLRVTE, encoded by the coding sequence ATGATGTCCTCGGCCCTGGAAGAACCCCGGCAGGATTGGAAGATCGGCAAACCTGACGGCGCTGCGGTCGAGCGCGTTATGGTGCGCGCCGGCTGTCCGAGGGCTATCGCGGAGCTGCTGGTGCTGCGCGGCATCGTTGACGACGCTGCAGTTGATGCATTCTTCCATCCAACGCTCGATTCCCTGCTCGACCCGATGCAGATGCTCGGGATGCCCGAGGCGGTGGCGCGGGTGCAGCAGGCTGCGCGCGACGGCGAGCCAATCCTCATCTACGGTGACTACGACGTGGACGGCACAGTGGCCACGGTGCTGCTGAAGACGGCCATCGAGCGCATTGCTCCAAAGGACAAGCCAGCAAAGGTGAGCTATCACGTTCCCCATCGGATACGCGAGGGCTACGGGATGCAGACGGGAGTCCTGGGGCAGGCAGCAGCGGCGGGAGTTCGGCTGGTGATCAGCGTGGATACAGGGATTCGCGCCTTTGCCGCGGCTATGGAGGCGAAGGCGCTGGGACTTGATCTGATCGTGACGGACCACCATCTGCCCGATGAGGCGGTGGGTGTTCCGGAGGCTGTCGCCGTGGTGAATCCCGCGCAGCCCGGATGCGAGTACGGCTTCAAGTGGCTGTGCGGGGCGGGAGTTGCCTTCAAGCTTGCACAGGCCATTCTGACGGCTGCCTGTCAGACCGAGGAGGAACGTGTACGGCTGCAGAAGGCTCTGCTTCCGTCGTTTCTGAAGTTGGTGGCGATTGCAACGATTGCCGACTCGGTGCCGCTCGATGGGGAAAACCGCGTGATCGCGGCGCTGGGACTGAAGGAGCTCCGGAACCCCGTACAGCCGGGGCTGCGAGCGCTGATGGAGGTGGCGCAGATTCCGGCGGACAGGTCCCCGACTGCTACGGAGGTGGGGTTCAGGATCGCTCCACGCATCAACGCGGCGGGCAGGATGGACATTGCGAGCGACGTGGTGGAGATGTTTCTGACCCGCGACGTTGAGCGTGCCGTTGAGCTGGCCCAGAAGCTGAACCGGCTGAATGAAGAGCGCCGGGCGACCGAGGCCGAGGCGCTGAAGGCGATCGAGGACAGACTGGCTGCGCTGCGCGGCGAGTCGGGCGAGTTCCCTGCCGAGTGCATCGTGCTGGACGATCCGGACTGGCATCGCGGCGTGCTGGGGATTCTGGCGTCGAGAGTGGTGGACCGCACAGGCAGGCCGGCGCTCGTTCTGTCGCACGAGGATGGTCATGCGCACGGCTCGGGGCGCTCGGTGGCGGGCTTTCATCTATTGGACGCTTTGACGGCCGTTCACGGTGGAATGCAAACCGAAGGCGGGATATTTACGCGGTTCGGAGGACACGCCCATGCGGTGGGGTTTTCGATGCCGTCGGAGCGCGTAGAGACGTTGCGCGAGCAGATGCGGCTGTATGGAGCCTCGCAGTTGACGGAGCAGATCTTGTTTCCGCCGATGGAATGTGATGTCGAGGTACCCTTTGCAGAACTGACGCTGGAGTTTGCCGCGTGGCTGGCACGGTGCGGGCCGTTTGGAGCGGGCAACCGCGAGCCAGTGCTGGTGTCATGCGGGGTGGCGCTCGCCACTTCGCCGCGACCGATCAAAGAAAGGCATATCTGCCTTGAGCTCCAAGCAGATGGCGTTCGGTTGAGCGCGCTGGGCTGGAGCCGTGGCTCGGAATGGCTGGAGAGGTGCTCAAGGCTAGGTCTTGAGCCCGGGACGCGCGTGGATGTGGCCTACCGGTTGCGCACAAAGACGAAGCCCAGGTTCGCTGGATTAGAGCTGGAACTGCTTGATTTGCGGGTAACGGAATAG
- a CDS encoding bifunctional nuclease family protein, with product MAISTTNPATIAPDEVEMQIRGLMMDPVTNMPIIVLKDIASDMVLPIWVGIFEANAIALELEKTTTPRPMTHDLMQNMARGLNAEVRKVVVSELRDDTFYAVIWMDQAGETVTLDARPSDAIALALRWDCPIYVNREVLENSRQAAMGTQSANADEMRRWLENLNDDEMGRYKM from the coding sequence ATGGCCATCTCGACTACCAATCCCGCCACCATCGCCCCCGACGAAGTCGAGATGCAGATTCGCGGCCTCATGATGGACCCCGTCACCAACATGCCCATCATCGTTCTCAAGGACATTGCCAGCGACATGGTGCTTCCCATCTGGGTCGGGATCTTCGAGGCCAACGCCATCGCCCTCGAGCTTGAGAAGACCACGACACCGCGCCCCATGACCCACGACCTCATGCAGAACATGGCCCGCGGCCTCAACGCCGAGGTCCGCAAGGTCGTTGTCTCCGAGCTGCGCGATGACACCTTCTACGCCGTCATCTGGATGGACCAGGCCGGCGAGACCGTCACCCTCGACGCGCGCCCCTCCGACGCGATCGCGCTGGCCCTGCGTTGGGACTGCCCCATCTATGTCAACCGCGAGGTGCTGGAAAACTCCCGCCAAGCAGCGATGGGAACCCAGAGTGCGAACGCTGACGAGATGCGCCGCTGGCTGGAAAACCTCAACGACGACGAGATGGGCCGCTACAAGATGTAG
- a CDS encoding efflux RND transporter periplasmic adaptor subunit, whose amino-acid sequence MPTTETRRLNPIVLAGIVLAAAIVGVVAIRSFTRDRVEVRVSPVTHQNLTTTIPTNGRVEPIEEFQAHAPGPGTIAKIYVEVGQKVRKGDLLVRMQDSDTVSRLATARTTLRTAESNLHDLDQGGTQDERIALAGDLARAQLQQQQAARSLATLKELQRTGAASAGEVAAAQQRLDVANSALQNAQARSTQRYSDSDRARAAAQVSDAKAGVVAAQSGYDAANVRSPLSGTVYSIPVSTYDFVPAGEDLMDVADLNRIQVRAYFDEPEIGKLAVGQAVKIVWDAKPNQAWHGHISRAPSTVITYGTRNVGECIIAVDDAHGDLLPNTNVTVTVTTQQRFNVLSVPREALHTEGSNDFVFRVIDDNLVRTPVQVGALNLTRVEIVEGLTEKDTVALGATSNRDLSNGLAVKVVE is encoded by the coding sequence ATGCCAACGACTGAAACAAGACGGCTCAATCCAATTGTGCTGGCGGGTATTGTGCTAGCGGCCGCCATTGTTGGCGTCGTTGCGATCCGCTCGTTTACGCGGGACCGCGTCGAGGTTCGAGTATCACCGGTAACGCACCAGAACCTGACGACCACGATCCCGACCAACGGTCGCGTGGAGCCGATTGAGGAGTTTCAGGCGCATGCACCAGGGCCAGGCACGATCGCGAAGATTTATGTCGAGGTCGGCCAGAAGGTCAGGAAGGGCGATCTGTTGGTGAGGATGCAGGACTCGGATACGGTCTCGCGACTTGCCACGGCCCGCACAACGCTTCGGACGGCGGAGTCTAACCTGCACGACCTCGATCAGGGGGGAACGCAGGATGAACGAATTGCCCTGGCCGGGGACCTGGCCCGGGCGCAGTTGCAGCAGCAGCAGGCGGCCAGAAGCCTTGCCACCCTGAAGGAGCTCCAACGGACGGGAGCGGCGTCGGCGGGTGAGGTCGCGGCAGCACAACAGCGCCTGGACGTGGCTAACTCCGCACTCCAGAACGCTCAGGCGAGAAGCACCCAGCGGTACAGCGACTCAGACCGCGCCCGGGCCGCGGCACAGGTCTCGGATGCCAAGGCAGGGGTAGTCGCAGCGCAGTCCGGCTATGACGCGGCGAATGTCCGCTCTCCCCTTTCTGGTACCGTCTATTCGATCCCGGTATCGACGTACGACTTTGTGCCAGCTGGCGAGGACCTGATGGATGTGGCTGACCTGAATCGTATTCAGGTCAGGGCATACTTCGACGAGCCGGAGATCGGCAAACTGGCGGTGGGGCAGGCGGTCAAGATTGTCTGGGACGCCAAGCCGAATCAGGCATGGCACGGCCACATCAGCCGGGCTCCTTCGACGGTGATCACCTACGGTACGCGGAATGTCGGCGAGTGCATTATTGCCGTCGATGACGCCCACGGCGATCTGCTTCCGAACACGAATGTGACGGTTACGGTAACGACGCAGCAGCGCTTCAACGTGCTGAGCGTGCCTCGCGAGGCCCTCCATACGGAGGGCTCAAACGACTTTGTCTTCCGCGTGATCGACGACAATCTCGTGCGGACGCCGGTTCAGGTGGGCGCGCTCAATTTGACGCGTGTCGAGATTGTGGAAGGCCTGACGGAGAAGGATACTGTGGCGCTGGGGGCGACGAGCAACCGCGATCTGTCCAACGGTCTCGCCGTTAAAGTCGTCGAATGA
- a CDS encoding glycosyltransferase family 9 protein, with translation MSLVRNLKGGVFTGITAFERLTNRGGAAYSGPLHEIKNFLVLQHASALGTAIHATPLFSALRRAVPESRIAVVASGFSLDVLRHNPNIDTLIATPSPLKDLKGAVQSLRSQFPFHRATFATVTPMGNERTRIALQALLSGASNRIGFTVQSELYRMPMVFDNTKSQIANNLRLVDALGHTPTHFEPQIFFSEHDMAVAQEVLASTGLENEQPVAVFITQTSVTQRKSWRPERFHEAATFLKERHGAHILFVGTASESQTIDQLRLGLPFRTTSVAGKTTLPQLAALMSLCNVGVALDTGPMHVGRAAGLPMVIIAPAWSPPIEWLPLGNDKFRILKNADMPSAPQDYTIDEVSVDDVTSALAELLARYPRSLAVNQRLQSKSR, from the coding sequence TTGAGTCTTGTCCGAAATCTGAAGGGCGGCGTCTTCACCGGCATCACTGCTTTTGAGCGTCTGACAAACCGTGGGGGCGCGGCCTACAGCGGCCCATTGCACGAAATCAAAAACTTCCTCGTCCTCCAGCACGCCAGCGCGCTTGGAACGGCGATTCACGCAACGCCTCTTTTCTCTGCGCTGCGCCGGGCCGTACCCGAATCTCGCATCGCAGTAGTCGCCAGCGGATTCTCTCTCGATGTTCTCAGACACAACCCCAATATCGACACGCTGATTGCAACCCCCAGTCCACTGAAGGACCTGAAGGGCGCCGTGCAATCCCTGCGCAGCCAGTTTCCATTCCATAGAGCAACGTTCGCCACGGTCACGCCTATGGGCAACGAGCGAACGCGGATTGCGCTGCAAGCGTTGCTCAGCGGAGCCTCCAACCGGATCGGCTTTACGGTTCAGTCTGAGCTTTACCGTATGCCCATGGTCTTCGACAATACGAAGAGCCAGATCGCCAATAATCTCCGACTCGTCGATGCCCTTGGCCACACTCCAACGCACTTCGAGCCGCAGATATTCTTCAGCGAGCACGACATGGCAGTCGCACAGGAGGTACTTGCCTCAACCGGCTTGGAGAACGAGCAACCGGTAGCCGTCTTCATCACGCAGACAAGCGTCACCCAGCGAAAGAGCTGGCGGCCGGAGCGGTTCCATGAGGCTGCAACCTTTCTCAAGGAGCGCCACGGCGCGCACATCCTCTTTGTCGGAACCGCCTCCGAGTCGCAGACCATTGATCAACTGCGACTCGGTCTGCCGTTTCGCACCACCAGCGTTGCCGGCAAGACCACCCTGCCGCAACTGGCTGCATTGATGAGCCTCTGCAACGTAGGCGTCGCACTCGACACTGGCCCGATGCATGTCGGCCGCGCCGCGGGCCTTCCAATGGTCATCATTGCTCCGGCTTGGTCTCCACCCATCGAGTGGCTGCCTCTGGGTAATGACAAGTTTCGCATTCTGAAGAATGCCGATATGCCATCAGCGCCCCAGGACTACACCATCGACGAGGTAAGCGTCGATGATGTCACGTCAGCTCTTGCGGAACTTCTCGCGCGATATCCACGCTCGCTGGCAGTGAATCAGCGCTTGCAGAGCAAATCGAGATAG
- a CDS encoding tetratricopeptide repeat protein produces MHPIRSALVAFAFFTGVCRLFAADPPAEELLKQGRIDEAQTTLRQVLAAQPDDANAHLLLCRAYYAQDMGDDAVHECELAASNAPSSSEYQFWLGRAYGLKASQVNMLSAFSIAKKVRVAFEWAVQLDPANVEAMSALGEFYVRAPSIVGGGLDKAQALVAQLQPQSVEKTHRLLALIAEKKNDNATAETEFMRAVAAGRTPEAYIDLSQFYEEQKQADKAAATVQASIQANRAKNASLVDAAGILTTLHRSPDIAERALRAYLASPAKSEDAPAFKVHVQLGDLLRQRGDAAGAQREYAAAVALAPNYAPARKAMQGT; encoded by the coding sequence TTGCACCCGATTCGCTCTGCACTGGTTGCCTTCGCTTTCTTCACAGGCGTCTGTCGGTTGTTCGCCGCGGACCCACCTGCAGAAGAACTGCTGAAACAGGGCCGGATTGACGAAGCCCAAACCACGTTGCGGCAGGTCCTTGCGGCACAGCCGGACGACGCAAATGCTCATCTGCTGCTGTGCCGGGCATACTACGCGCAGGATATGGGAGACGACGCCGTACACGAGTGCGAGTTGGCGGCATCGAATGCCCCATCGAGCAGCGAGTATCAGTTTTGGCTCGGGCGCGCCTATGGCCTCAAGGCCTCGCAGGTGAATATGCTAAGCGCCTTCTCAATCGCGAAAAAAGTCCGCGTTGCTTTCGAATGGGCGGTGCAACTGGATCCGGCAAACGTCGAGGCGATGAGCGCGCTCGGCGAGTTTTATGTCCGGGCGCCGTCGATTGTGGGTGGCGGCCTGGATAAGGCGCAGGCGCTTGTGGCACAACTGCAGCCTCAGTCGGTAGAAAAAACGCACCGGTTGCTGGCCCTGATTGCCGAGAAGAAGAATGACAACGCAACGGCAGAGACAGAGTTCATGAGAGCAGTCGCGGCGGGCAGAACGCCGGAGGCGTACATCGATCTGAGCCAGTTTTACGAGGAGCAGAAGCAGGCAGACAAAGCAGCCGCCACGGTCCAGGCAAGCATTCAGGCGAACCGTGCAAAGAATGCGTCGCTGGTAGATGCGGCCGGCATCCTGACTACGCTGCACCGCTCGCCCGACATTGCCGAGCGCGCGCTGAGAGCGTATCTTGCTTCCCCGGCGAAGTCTGAAGATGCGCCAGCCTTCAAGGTACACGTACAGCTTGGCGACCTTCTGCGGCAGCGCGGCGATGCGGCAGGCGCGCAGCGTGAGTATGCGGCTGCAGTTGCGCTGGCACCAAACTATGCTCCAGCGCGCAAGGCAATGCAGGGGACATGA
- a CDS encoding DUF507 family protein: MRISRDKLNKLAHTVADTLAEIPECDFLEDRNTIRQEARKHLEKLLLEETKIDAAARQKISSQRKIILEGSQEWDILYRKYYNDEVKKLGL, from the coding sequence GTGAGAATCTCCCGCGACAAACTCAACAAACTCGCCCACACCGTGGCCGACACCCTCGCCGAGATCCCCGAGTGCGACTTTCTCGAGGACCGCAACACCATCCGGCAGGAAGCCCGCAAGCATCTCGAGAAGCTGCTGCTCGAAGAGACGAAGATCGACGCCGCCGCGCGCCAGAAGATATCCTCCCAGCGCAAGATCATCCTCGAAGGCTCGCAGGAGTGGGACATCCTCTATCGCAAGTATTACAACGACGAAGTAAAAAAGCTCGGCCTCTAG
- a CDS encoding TolC family protein: MPRRLRLLVAGCALVLAGVPAVAQISFTTAVDLALRSSLKVKLAQVEVDKARAVLEESQDAYIPTLVGGSGLGYSYGFPVGQPSVFNVNSQSLLFNFSQHDYIRAARASLNAANLALRDARLAVAEDAAVTYLAVDRDQQRQSALQDESGYAAKLVTIVQQRLDAGQDTPIDLTTARLTAAQIHLAQLRAEDELVADQEHLGRLTGLPAQGLTVVPSSVPAFPEPAADPRGDAPPPYSPAVESAYAVAHAKQEIAFGDSRYLWRPQIYFAAQYNRFSKINNYDLYYRNFQHNNAGIGIQITLPVFDMVHKAKARESAADAVRAKLDADLVRDQFLDGQKRVRRSTEELRARAEVANLDQQLAQQQLDMMRVRLQAGSGNFSEPQMTPKDEQNTRIAEREKFLTVLNTNFEMRQVEINLLRQTGDLEPWLKMTAQLQQVTSPHP; the protein is encoded by the coding sequence ATGCCTCGCCGTCTCCGTCTACTGGTTGCAGGATGCGCTCTTGTCCTGGCGGGCGTGCCTGCTGTGGCACAGATCTCGTTCACTACAGCCGTGGATCTCGCTCTGCGAAGCAGCCTGAAGGTCAAACTGGCGCAGGTAGAGGTCGACAAGGCGCGAGCGGTTCTGGAAGAGTCCCAGGACGCCTACATTCCGACTCTGGTGGGCGGATCGGGCCTGGGATACTCCTATGGGTTTCCGGTCGGACAGCCCTCGGTCTTCAACGTCAACTCGCAGTCGCTGCTCTTCAACTTTTCCCAGCATGATTACATCCGCGCGGCGCGTGCTTCGTTGAACGCGGCCAACCTTGCGCTGCGGGACGCACGGCTGGCGGTTGCGGAGGATGCCGCTGTAACCTACCTCGCGGTCGATCGCGACCAGCAGCGGCAGAGCGCGTTGCAGGATGAATCGGGTTACGCGGCGAAGTTGGTCACCATCGTCCAGCAGCGGCTAGACGCTGGACAGGATACCCCCATCGATCTGACGACGGCTCGCCTGACAGCAGCGCAGATTCATCTGGCGCAACTGCGCGCTGAAGATGAGTTGGTCGCAGACCAGGAACATCTCGGGCGGCTCACGGGGCTGCCCGCGCAGGGTCTCACTGTGGTTCCCAGCAGCGTTCCGGCGTTCCCGGAGCCAGCGGCGGATCCCAGGGGAGATGCTCCACCGCCGTACAGCCCCGCCGTCGAGTCGGCCTACGCGGTTGCACATGCCAAGCAGGAGATCGCGTTCGGAGATTCCCGATATCTGTGGCGCCCACAGATCTACTTTGCCGCACAGTACAACCGGTTTTCCAAGATCAATAACTACGACCTCTATTACCGGAACTTCCAGCACAACAATGCCGGCATCGGTATCCAGATCACGCTTCCTGTGTTCGACATGGTGCACAAGGCCAAGGCGCGTGAATCGGCGGCGGATGCCGTCCGGGCAAAGCTTGATGCGGACTTGGTGCGCGACCAGTTTCTCGACGGTCAGAAGAGAGTGCGGCGCTCCACCGAGGAGCTGCGGGCGCGGGCGGAGGTCGCAAATCTTGATCAACAACTCGCACAGCAGCAGCTCGATATGATGCGGGTGCGGTTGCAGGCCGGCAGTGGTAATTTCTCGGAGCCGCAGATGACACCGAAGGACGAGCAGAACACGCGAATTGCAGAGCGGGAGAAGTTTCTGACGGTTCTCAACACGAACTTCGAGATGCGACAGGTGGAGATCAATCTGCTGCGCCAGACCGGAGACCTTGAGCCCTGGCTCAAGATGACCGCCCAACTGCAGCAGGTCACGTCTCCGCATCCCTAA
- the miaB gene encoding tRNA (N6-isopentenyl adenosine(37)-C2)-methylthiotransferase MiaB, translating to MSKTFYIETFGCQMNAHDSEKVIGTLEHEGYSQVADEAEAGLILYNTCSIRDKAEQKVFHRLNEYKRMQGEGKKFAVLGCVAQQEGERIFDRAPYVSLVAGSASYRNLPSMLARLEAGETRITGLDDRQTDQTFDTEFTVRSNPHRGYITIIEGCDKFCAYCVVPYTRGKERSRTSASVLVEARRMADLGYTDIQLLGQNVNSWRDPSGRLSFAELLTAVGNIPGIRRVRFTTSHPRDFTRDIVEAIDATPTLCDHIHLPVQSGSSSVLKAMSREYTREWYLERMSWIHAATRDISITSDMIVGFPGETDADFEETITLLGAVRYDAVFAFKFSPRPNTPAVHMADSIPEAVKNERLRILNDRQREIQREHYARHLGQVQEVMVESYNPARNQVVGRSSQNKTVNFTTAQLVSANPPVGSYLNVRVTQTLPNCLVGEALPPAEGEVSFVPVQRPQPFVVLN from the coding sequence GTGAGCAAGACGTTTTACATCGAAACCTTCGGCTGCCAGATGAACGCCCATGACTCGGAAAAAGTCATCGGCACGCTCGAGCACGAGGGCTACTCCCAGGTAGCCGACGAAGCCGAAGCCGGCCTCATCCTGTACAACACCTGCTCCATCCGCGACAAGGCCGAGCAGAAGGTCTTCCACCGCCTCAACGAGTACAAGCGCATGCAGGGCGAGGGCAAGAAGTTCGCCGTCCTCGGCTGCGTCGCCCAGCAGGAGGGCGAGCGCATCTTCGACCGCGCCCCCTACGTTTCGCTGGTCGCTGGCTCTGCCTCCTACCGCAACCTGCCCAGCATGCTCGCCCGCCTCGAAGCCGGCGAGACCCGCATCACCGGACTCGACGACCGCCAGACCGACCAGACCTTCGACACCGAGTTCACCGTCCGCTCCAACCCCCACCGCGGCTACATCACCATCATCGAGGGCTGCGACAAGTTCTGCGCCTACTGCGTCGTTCCTTACACGCGCGGCAAGGAGCGCTCGCGCACCTCGGCCTCCGTACTCGTCGAAGCCCGCCGTATGGCCGACCTCGGCTATACCGACATCCAGCTCCTCGGCCAGAACGTCAACTCCTGGCGCGACCCCTCGGGCCGCCTCTCCTTCGCCGAACTCCTAACCGCCGTCGGCAACATTCCCGGCATCCGCCGCGTGCGCTTCACCACCTCGCACCCGCGCGACTTTACCCGCGACATCGTCGAAGCCATCGACGCCACGCCGACCCTCTGCGACCACATCCATCTCCCGGTGCAGTCCGGCTCATCGTCCGTCCTCAAGGCCATGTCGCGCGAGTACACCCGCGAGTGGTACCTCGAGCGCATGAGCTGGATCCACGCGGCCACCCGCGACATCAGCATTACCAGCGACATGATTGTCGGGTTCCCTGGTGAGACTGACGCGGACTTCGAAGAGACCATCACGCTGCTCGGAGCCGTGCGCTACGACGCCGTCTTCGCCTTCAAGTTCTCGCCCCGGCCCAACACTCCTGCGGTCCACATGGCCGACAGCATTCCCGAGGCGGTGAAGAACGAGCGGCTCCGCATCCTCAACGATCGTCAGCGCGAGATTCAGCGCGAGCACTACGCCCGCCACCTCGGCCAGGTGCAGGAGGTCATGGTTGAGAGTTACAATCCTGCCCGCAACCAAGTCGTTGGTCGCAGTTCGCAGAACAAGACGGTGAACTTCACCACGGCGCAGCTTGTGTCGGCTAACCCGCCCGTCGGCAGCTATCTGAACGTCCGCGTCACTCAGACGCTGCCCAACTGCCTCGTCGGCGAAGCGCTGCCGCCGGCCGAGGGTGAAGTCTCCTTCGTCCCTGTCCAGCGCCCGCAACCCTTTGTCGTCCTCAACTAA
- a CDS encoding RNA methyltransferase, with the protein MATYSEIQDYVRSKDGFTVKTCWIAHIKAEHGLTTRLAPNRFDPSRRHHPCPPDKRSPIESAMRHFRMI; encoded by the coding sequence ATGGCGACCTATTCGGAGATTCAAGACTACGTTCGTAGCAAAGATGGCTTCACCGTGAAAACATGCTGGATTGCCCATATCAAGGCAGAGCATGGACTCACCACGCGGCTTGCACCAAACCGTTTTGATCCATCAAGGCGGCATCACCCCTGTCCGCCTGATAAGCGCTCACCCATCGAAAGCGCGATGAGGCATTTTCGGATGATTTAG
- the aroA gene encoding 3-phosphoshikimate 1-carboxyvinyltransferase has protein sequence MSSSIATTQIVRPARTLQGSVTIPGDKSISHRYAILAGFAEGTTRLTNFSTGADPHSTLACMEALGATVVKKDATTIAVTGAAGSFRQPAGPLDCGNSGSTMRMLAGLIAAQPHVFTMIGDHSLTLRPMERIRKPLSQMGARIDLVDGHAPMTIYGGPLKAINFETPIPSAQVKSAVLFAGLQAEGTTSLSEAVRTRDHSEHALRAFGATLDRAGDRLSIAGGQQLKAIEATVPGDLSSAAFFLCAALLFPDSNLVLDSLGMNPTRAALLDVITVLGGKIKVLTVEEHHGELIGTIQVNRSPEGLKGVEISGALSAQLIDELPVLAAIAPYTRDGITFRDAKELRVKESDRIALVAKNLKSMGAEFTEYEDGLAIPGGQTLHGATIDSGTDHRIAMAFSIAALRATGDTEIRGAEAAAISFPEFFSYLDLLCKR, from the coding sequence ATGTCTTCTTCGATAGCCACGACCCAGATTGTTCGTCCTGCGCGCACACTGCAGGGTTCCGTTACGATTCCCGGCGACAAGTCGATCTCGCACCGCTATGCGATACTTGCCGGGTTTGCCGAGGGGACGACGCGCCTCACTAACTTTTCGACCGGAGCCGACCCGCACTCCACGCTTGCCTGCATGGAGGCGTTGGGGGCGACGGTAGTGAAGAAGGACGCGACGACGATCGCGGTGACTGGCGCGGCAGGGTCGTTCCGACAGCCGGCAGGGCCGCTTGATTGCGGCAACTCGGGTAGCACAATGCGGATGCTGGCAGGATTGATCGCGGCGCAGCCCCATGTGTTCACGATGATCGGCGACCACTCGCTGACACTGCGGCCGATGGAACGGATTCGCAAGCCGCTGTCGCAGATGGGCGCGCGGATCGATCTGGTCGACGGACACGCTCCTATGACAATTTATGGCGGGCCGCTGAAGGCCATCAACTTCGAGACGCCCATCCCCTCGGCGCAGGTAAAGTCCGCAGTGCTGTTTGCTGGATTGCAGGCCGAAGGAACCACGAGTCTTTCGGAGGCGGTGAGGACTCGCGACCACTCCGAGCACGCGCTGCGCGCGTTTGGAGCGACGCTTGATCGCGCGGGAGACCGGTTGAGCATCGCAGGAGGGCAGCAGCTGAAGGCCATTGAGGCTACGGTGCCTGGAGATCTTTCGTCGGCGGCGTTCTTTCTGTGCGCGGCGCTTCTCTTCCCCGATTCAAACCTGGTGCTCGATTCGCTGGGGATGAATCCGACGCGCGCGGCGCTGCTGGACGTGATTACGGTACTCGGCGGAAAGATCAAGGTGCTGACCGTCGAGGAGCATCATGGCGAGTTGATCGGCACGATTCAGGTGAACCGCTCGCCGGAGGGACTGAAGGGTGTGGAGATCTCCGGAGCACTCTCGGCGCAGCTGATCGACGAGCTGCCGGTGCTGGCGGCGATCGCTCCCTACACGCGGGATGGCATTACGTTTCGCGATGCGAAAGAGCTGCGCGTGAAGGAGTCCGACCGGATCGCCCTGGTCGCGAAGAACCTGAAGTCCATGGGGGCCGAGTTCACCGAGTACGAGGATGGGCTCGCGATTCCGGGTGGCCAGACGCTGCACGGCGCGACGATCGACTCGGGAACAGACCACCGGATCGCGATGGCGTTTTCAATCGCGGCACTGCGAGCCACGGGCGACACTGAGATTCGGGGCGCGGAGGCGGCGGCAATCTCCTTTCCGGAGTTCTTCAGCTATCTCGATTTGCTCTGCAAGCGCTGA
- a CDS encoding DUF507 family protein has product MIFSKDYVGYLARQTVKHLIAAKMIKTEKQALLDERVAAAMVDELSLEDRINDEVRVILEAFQDDMRKTGASYPEMFKKVKNELARKYKAVL; this is encoded by the coding sequence ATGATCTTCTCTAAAGATTATGTAGGGTATCTGGCTCGCCAGACCGTAAAGCACCTCATCGCCGCAAAGATGATCAAGACCGAAAAGCAGGCGCTTCTCGACGAGCGAGTTGCTGCCGCCATGGTCGATGAGCTCTCTCTCGAAGACCGCATCAACGATGAGGTTCGCGTCATTCTTGAGGCATTTCAGGACGACATGCGCAAGACCGGCGCCAGCTATCCGGAGATGTTCAAGAAGGTCAAGAACGAACTGGCCCGCAAGTACAAGGCGGTGCTGTGA